One Halobaculum sp. CBA1158 DNA segment encodes these proteins:
- a CDS encoding DUF4129 domain-containing protein, with protein MNAVPSPRAVAALSIATLLILVAATPAASAAAGGSGASAPVVAGDSPGTDTSPTRIVDGVSIGQQTGTATPANATNATNTSHENPDEVDRDGDAAAVRSALASRLAERLSEGSVRIEQGEYEAARGALDDDYAELLSAYVEVAGDAADASPEAFERAGERQREYAEAAAEFEETYEAYREARRAGNESRARELARELREDGERVNRTGTNLTRSFDAVESTTAANLTDATSSVRNATASVENRTESAVEATFVRTVVEASVARESAAFDDPVGLSGRIATADGDPVANRTVTLVVGERRLRVATDETGAFETTYRPVGIRTGDRSVRVAYRPADDSVFLGANDTVALAVRPTNATVTITASPERAAAGDRIAVTGTVTANGTPVADAPVRVTVGGTTLGVVRTAENGSYRLAASLPASVTAGEATVTAGVDGGDRAVRAGPAEADVTVASTPVTIDANATAPNGSTAVVAGTVETENGDPVTRGAVEISVDGSVVATARLGDDGTFRRLIDLEDAVGEGDGGDGDRSDGSVAIAVSYADPATSLERASATIRVDRDAGDEATTAAIRSALSSVPVLPLGAVVATGIGLAVLIRRDRGTDPVAGAVGGDEATDGDRVGDDAAAGDRSPGRDLLAAARRRHEAGEERAAVETAYRAARRAVAAGEGVSVPATGTHWEVNAAAGRALPAAAADRFERITERYERVAYGDEQASPSAVADLLEDCEALVNAGDADRASDDE; from the coding sequence GTGAACGCCGTCCCGTCGCCGCGCGCGGTCGCGGCGCTGTCGATCGCGACCCTGCTGATCCTCGTCGCCGCGACGCCGGCGGCGAGCGCGGCCGCCGGCGGGTCGGGAGCGTCCGCGCCGGTCGTCGCCGGCGATTCGCCCGGTACCGACACGTCGCCGACGAGGATCGTCGACGGCGTGTCGATCGGCCAACAGACGGGAACGGCGACCCCGGCCAACGCGACGAACGCGACGAACACCAGTCACGAGAACCCCGACGAGGTCGACCGCGACGGCGACGCTGCGGCCGTGCGGTCGGCGCTGGCGAGCCGCCTCGCCGAGCGGCTCTCGGAGGGAAGCGTCCGGATCGAGCAGGGAGAGTACGAGGCGGCGCGGGGCGCGCTCGACGACGACTACGCGGAGCTGCTGTCGGCGTACGTCGAGGTCGCCGGCGACGCCGCCGACGCGTCGCCGGAGGCGTTCGAACGGGCCGGCGAGCGCCAGCGCGAGTACGCCGAGGCCGCCGCCGAGTTCGAGGAGACGTACGAGGCGTACCGCGAGGCCCGCCGCGCGGGCAACGAGTCCCGGGCGCGGGAACTCGCCCGGGAGCTTCGCGAGGACGGCGAGCGCGTGAACCGGACGGGAACGAACCTGACGCGGTCGTTCGACGCGGTCGAGTCGACGACCGCGGCGAACCTGACGGACGCGACGTCGTCGGTCAGGAACGCGACCGCCTCGGTCGAGAACCGGACCGAGTCGGCCGTCGAGGCGACGTTCGTTCGGACGGTCGTCGAGGCGAGCGTCGCCCGAGAGTCGGCCGCGTTCGACGACCCCGTGGGCCTCAGCGGGCGGATCGCGACCGCCGACGGCGACCCCGTGGCGAACCGGACCGTGACGCTCGTCGTCGGGGAGCGTCGCCTGCGCGTCGCGACGGACGAGACCGGGGCCTTCGAGACGACGTACCGCCCGGTCGGGATCCGAACGGGGGATCGGTCGGTTCGCGTGGCGTACCGGCCGGCCGATGACTCGGTGTTCCTGGGCGCGAACGACACGGTCGCGCTGGCCGTGCGGCCGACGAACGCGACGGTCACTATCACCGCCTCCCCGGAGCGCGCCGCCGCCGGCGACCGGATCGCCGTGACCGGCACCGTGACCGCGAACGGGACGCCCGTCGCCGACGCGCCCGTCCGCGTGACCGTCGGCGGGACGACCCTCGGGGTCGTCCGCACCGCCGAGAACGGGAGCTACCGCCTCGCGGCGTCGCTGCCGGCGTCGGTCACCGCCGGCGAGGCGACGGTGACCGCGGGCGTCGACGGCGGCGACCGCGCCGTTCGCGCCGGACCCGCCGAGGCCGACGTGACCGTCGCGTCGACGCCCGTGACGATCGACGCGAACGCGACCGCGCCCAACGGTTCGACCGCGGTCGTCGCCGGGACCGTCGAGACCGAGAACGGCGACCCGGTGACCCGGGGAGCCGTCGAGATCAGCGTCGACGGCTCCGTCGTCGCCACGGCGCGACTCGGCGACGACGGGACCTTTCGGCGGCTGATCGACCTCGAGGACGCCGTCGGTGAGGGGGACGGCGGCGACGGCGACCGGAGCGACGGGAGCGTCGCGATCGCCGTCTCGTACGCCGATCCCGCGACGAGCCTCGAGCGCGCGTCGGCGACCATCAGGGTCGACCGCGACGCCGGCGACGAGGCGACGACCGCCGCGATCCGGTCGGCCCTGTCGTCGGTGCCGGTCCTTCCGCTGGGTGCGGTCGTCGCGACGGGGATCGGCCTGGCCGTGTTGATCCGCCGCGACCGGGGCACCGATCCCGTCGCCGGCGCGGTCGGTGGCGACGAGGCGACGGACGGGGACCGCGTCGGCGACGACGCCGCCGCGGGGGACCGATCGCCGGGGCGGGACCTCCTCGCGGCCGCGCGGCGACGCCACGAGGCGGGCGAGGAGCGCGCCGCCGTCGAGACGGCGTACCGCGCGGCCCGCCGGGCCGTCGCGGCCGGTGAGGGCGTGAGCGTCCCCGCGACCGGCACCCACTGGGAGGTCAACGCGGCCGCGGGGCGGGCGCTCCCCGCGGCGGCGGCCGACCGCTTCGAGCGGATCACCGAGCGGTACGAGCGGGTCGCCTACGGCGACGAGCAGGCCTCCCCGTCGGCGGTCGCCGACCTGCTCGAGGACTGCGAGGCGCTGGTGAACGCCGGCGACGCGGACCGCGCCAGCGACGACGAGTAG
- a CDS encoding DUF1616 domain-containing protein, translated as MTGDTSWRLLLPEPVRRLPADLAAIVGWVLLTVVVVFVPVVNETPVRPVVGLAFVLFVPGYALVAALFPEAGEPPADDADAADGRGAGVDDGGNADDDGGDRGDDTDAVSDDLADAPGEPDTREGIDGIERVALSFGLSIAVVPLIGLVLNFTPWGIRLAPIVVAVGGVTLALTAVAAARRRALPAEERFRVPYREWGAAARTELFEPETRVDAALNVLLAVSVVVAVASVGYAVAVPTEGESFTEFYLLTEGEDGELVADDYPTELVRGEPASLVVGIGNHEHRRTNYTVVVELQEVRVANNSTTVLESDELRRDRASLADNETWTLPHTVTPTMTGERLRLQYLLYRGEAPADATAGDAYRELHLWVNVSDPET; from the coding sequence ATGACCGGGGACACGTCGTGGCGCTTGCTGCTCCCCGAGCCGGTTCGCCGGCTCCCGGCGGACCTGGCGGCGATCGTCGGCTGGGTGCTGCTCACGGTCGTCGTCGTGTTCGTCCCCGTAGTGAACGAGACGCCGGTCCGACCGGTCGTCGGGCTCGCGTTCGTGCTGTTCGTCCCGGGGTACGCGCTGGTCGCGGCGCTGTTCCCGGAGGCGGGCGAGCCGCCGGCGGACGACGCGGACGCCGCCGATGGCCGTGGTGCGGGCGTCGACGACGGCGGCAACGCCGACGACGACGGCGGCGACCGTGGCGATGACACCGACGCCGTCAGCGACGACCTCGCCGACGCCCCCGGTGAGCCGGACACACGCGAGGGGATCGACGGGATCGAACGGGTGGCGCTGTCGTTCGGGCTGTCGATCGCGGTCGTGCCGCTGATCGGGCTCGTGTTGAACTTCACGCCGTGGGGGATCCGCCTCGCGCCGATCGTCGTCGCCGTCGGCGGCGTGACGCTGGCGCTGACGGCCGTCGCGGCCGCCCGACGGCGCGCGCTTCCCGCCGAGGAGCGCTTTCGCGTGCCGTACCGCGAGTGGGGGGCGGCCGCGCGGACGGAGCTGTTCGAGCCGGAGACGCGGGTCGACGCCGCGCTCAACGTCCTGCTGGCGGTCAGCGTCGTGGTCGCGGTCGCCTCCGTGGGCTACGCGGTCGCGGTCCCGACTGAGGGCGAGTCGTTCACCGAGTTCTACCTGCTCACCGAGGGCGAGGACGGCGAGCTCGTCGCCGACGACTACCCGACCGAGTTGGTGCGCGGCGAGCCGGCGTCGCTGGTCGTCGGTATCGGCAACCACGAGCACCGACGGACCAACTACACCGTCGTCGTCGAACTGCAGGAGGTGCGGGTCGCGAACAACTCCACGACCGTCCTCGAGTCGGACGAACTCCGGCGCGACCGCGCGAGCCTCGCGGACAACGAGACGTGGACGCTCCCCCACACCGTGACGCCGACGATGACCGGCGAGCGTCTGCGGCTCCAGTACCTCCTGTATCGCGGGGAGGCACCCGCGGACGCGACCGCCGGGGACGCCTACCGCGAACTCCACCTGTGGGTGAACGTGAGCGATCCGGAGACGTAA
- a CDS encoding glycosyltransferase family 2 protein → MPTLDEEAGIAECIRRATAAFREMGVSAEIVVADSSTDRTPEIAREMGAIVVEPDEPGYGYAYRYAFERARGDVIAMGDADTTYDFTELPKLFEHVVEGDADVAMGSRLDGEIRDGAMPPLHQHVGNPLLTRFLNAFYDAGVSDAHSGMRVFTREAWEEMECDTDGMEFASEMIMEAGARDLDIAEVPITYHEREGEATLDSFSDGWRHVKFMLLNAPGYLFSAPGIALGLVGAALIAVVALDVSVASASFGIRTLIAGSLLAITGVQVASFGVFATVASDPVRRPTDPVTGLLTDRLSLESGATLGLATAAAGGAYAAWAVLRWAATGFTALPPISTSLLAFTAVVVGLQVAFGSFLLAALGSE, encoded by the coding sequence ATGCCGACGCTCGACGAGGAGGCCGGCATCGCCGAGTGCATCCGGCGGGCGACGGCGGCGTTCCGGGAGATGGGCGTCTCCGCGGAGATCGTCGTCGCCGACAGCTCCACCGACCGGACGCCGGAGATCGCACGCGAGATGGGCGCGATCGTCGTCGAGCCCGACGAGCCCGGCTACGGCTACGCCTACCGCTACGCGTTCGAGCGCGCCCGCGGCGACGTGATCGCCATGGGCGACGCCGACACGACGTACGACTTCACGGAACTCCCGAAGCTGTTCGAGCACGTCGTCGAGGGCGACGCCGACGTGGCGATGGGCTCGCGCCTCGATGGCGAGATCCGCGACGGGGCGATGCCGCCGCTGCACCAGCACGTGGGTAACCCCCTGTTAACGCGGTTTCTCAACGCCTTCTACGACGCCGGCGTCTCCGACGCCCACTCGGGGATGCGGGTGTTCACCCGCGAGGCGTGGGAGGAGATGGAGTGTGACACCGACGGGATGGAGTTCGCCTCCGAGATGATCATGGAGGCCGGCGCGCGCGACCTCGACATCGCGGAGGTGCCGATCACCTACCACGAGCGCGAGGGCGAGGCGACCCTCGACAGCTTCAGCGACGGCTGGCGACACGTGAAGTTCATGTTGCTGAACGCCCCGGGCTACCTGTTCTCGGCCCCCGGGATCGCGCTGGGGCTCGTCGGCGCGGCGCTGATCGCGGTCGTCGCCCTCGACGTGAGCGTCGCGTCGGCGTCGTTCGGGATCCGGACGCTCATCGCGGGGAGCCTCCTCGCGATCACCGGCGTCCAGGTCGCCAGCTTCGGCGTGTTCGCGACCGTCGCGAGCGACCCGGTCCGCCGCCCGACCGACCCGGTCACCGGGCTGTTGACCGACCGGCTCTCGCTGGAGTCGGGCGCGACGCTGGGACTCGCGACGGCCGCGGCCGGCGGCGCGTACGCCGCCTGGGCGGTCCTCCGGTGGGCCGCGACGGGATTCACCGCGCTGCCGCCCATCTCGACCAGCCTGCTCGCGTTCACCGCCGTCGTGGTCGGCCTCCAGGTCGCGTTCGGGAGCTTCCTGCTGGCTGCGCTGGGCTCGGAGTAG
- a CDS encoding DUF58 domain-containing protein: MNPTARTRREAAVAAVLAAIAVLAERPLLVLAAVGLGGLILARQYAAVRAFLRVDDALTVTVRPADGEAVVDEPVPVTVRASLESPVACRVRVSVPPPVGARAAGASGDGSVLTLSPGETEATGVVEWTMPVAGRVDVPDVVVDVDGPTGAFRETLGRASDAEFVVAAPHPQSVHVGRGGERVAGAYGEHTDGASGSGLIPREIRPYVAGDELARIDWNATARLGDPHVREFESQTDRPTALVVDRRRTMGEGPSGEEPLAYVREVALGYAAAAQDRGDPVGLYAVGDDAVTDALAPGATPERYRRVRDALYRIEPDDGVDLRGVMSASRGASGDASDGATAGGPTAPTASSTPAGSSPATTAPSSTATATATTGDGSAFDRALSPFLAGGTRGRRRVDGDPLVAAVERARAETSEGRWIVIATDDADRDRVGEAVGRARAAAAGVVVLLTPRALFEPGSLADVEATYDRYLSFEEFRRGLDNLDGVRALEVAPGDRLDAVLGAAGRRR, from the coding sequence GTGAATCCGACCGCGCGAACCCGGCGTGAGGCGGCCGTCGCCGCCGTGCTCGCGGCGATCGCCGTCCTCGCGGAGCGCCCGCTGCTCGTGCTCGCGGCGGTCGGACTGGGCGGGCTGATCCTCGCGCGGCAGTACGCCGCGGTCCGGGCGTTCCTCCGAGTCGACGACGCGCTGACGGTGACGGTGCGACCCGCGGACGGCGAGGCGGTCGTCGACGAACCCGTTCCGGTGACGGTTCGCGCGTCGCTGGAGTCGCCCGTCGCGTGTCGCGTCCGCGTGTCGGTGCCGCCGCCGGTGGGGGCGCGGGCCGCGGGCGCGTCCGGCGACGGTTCGGTGCTCACGCTGTCGCCGGGCGAGACGGAGGCGACGGGGGTCGTCGAGTGGACGATGCCGGTCGCCGGCCGGGTCGACGTACCCGATGTCGTCGTGGACGTCGACGGGCCGACCGGCGCGTTCCGCGAGACGCTCGGGCGGGCCAGCGACGCGGAGTTCGTCGTCGCGGCCCCGCACCCGCAGAGCGTCCACGTCGGTCGCGGGGGCGAGCGCGTTGCAGGGGCCTACGGCGAGCACACCGACGGCGCGTCCGGAAGCGGGCTGATCCCGCGCGAGATCCGGCCGTACGTCGCCGGGGACGAACTCGCGCGGATCGACTGGAACGCGACCGCTCGACTCGGCGACCCTCACGTCCGCGAGTTCGAATCCCAGACCGACCGCCCGACCGCGCTCGTGGTCGACCGGCGGCGGACGATGGGCGAGGGACCGAGCGGCGAGGAGCCGCTGGCGTACGTCCGCGAGGTCGCGCTGGGCTACGCCGCCGCCGCCCAGGACCGTGGCGACCCGGTCGGCCTCTACGCCGTCGGCGACGACGCCGTGACCGACGCCCTCGCGCCGGGGGCGACCCCGGAGCGCTACCGTCGCGTACGCGACGCCCTGTACCGGATCGAACCGGACGACGGCGTCGATCTCCGGGGCGTGATGAGCGCCTCCCGCGGCGCGTCCGGCGACGCGTCCGACGGCGCGACCGCGGGTGGACCGACGGCCCCGACGGCGTCGTCGACACCTGCGGGGTCGTCGCCGGCGACGACAGCGCCGTCGTCGACAGCGACGGCAACGGCGACGACGGGCGACGGCTCGGCGTTCGATCGGGCGCTGTCGCCGTTTCTCGCGGGCGGGACCCGCGGGCGGCGTCGCGTCGACGGCGACCCGCTGGTCGCGGCCGTCGAGCGGGCGCGCGCGGAGACTTCCGAGGGCCGATGGATCGTGATCGCGACCGACGACGCCGACCGAGACCGGGTCGGCGAGGCGGTCGGGCGGGCCCGCGCGGCGGCCGCCGGGGTGGTGGTGCTTCTCACCCCCCGGGCGCTGTTCGAGCCGGGGTCGCTCGCGGACGTGGAGGCGACGTACGACCGCTACCTGTCGTTCGAGGAGTTCAGACGGGGGCTCGACAACCTCGACGGAGTGCGCGCGCTCGAGGTCGCGCCGGGCGACCGCCTCGACGCCGTGCTCGGTGCGGCGGGTCGCCGTCGGTGA
- a CDS encoding metal-dependent hydrolase, which yields MPSLLVHLALAALFAGILLDRAFDARSLAVVLAAVSLPDLDAVVALAVPGTHRAALHTLLFPLALAALLLFDCRRERSTLRARYGDRGVRIASVSVLAIALAGILPDLAHTGVNLLYPIHDRFYTVDGTVLITTHRGLVGDPGIAAAGWIPPIDVLQPDGTTNTTHHPSPLDPTMGADPLSAERKIWVVGDGIRLVLVVSTALVVAIRLAIDRRARR from the coding sequence GTGCCCTCCCTGCTCGTCCACCTGGCGCTGGCGGCGCTGTTCGCCGGGATACTGCTCGACCGGGCGTTCGACGCGCGCTCGCTCGCGGTCGTGTTGGCGGCCGTGTCGCTGCCGGATCTCGACGCGGTGGTCGCGCTCGCGGTGCCCGGCACCCACCGCGCGGCGCTGCACACCCTGCTGTTCCCGCTGGCGCTCGCGGCCCTCCTCCTGTTCGACTGTCGTCGCGAACGCTCGACCCTGCGCGCGCGCTACGGCGACCGCGGCGTTCGGATCGCGTCGGTGTCGGTTCTCGCGATCGCGCTCGCGGGGATCCTCCCCGACCTGGCCCACACCGGCGTCAACCTCCTGTACCCGATCCACGACCGATTCTACACCGTCGACGGTACTGTGCTGATCACGACCCACCGGGGCCTGGTCGGCGACCCGGGCATCGCCGCGGCCGGGTGGATCCCGCCGATCGACGTGCTTCAGCCCGACGGCACCACTAACACCACCCACCATCCGTCGCCCCTGGATCCGACGATGGGCGCGGACCCGCTCTCGGCCGAGCGGAAGATCTGGGTCGTCGGCGACGGGATCCGGCTCGTGCTCGTCGTCTCGACGGCGCTCGTCGTCGCGATCCGGCTCGCGATCGACCGTCGCGCTCGGCGGTAA
- a CDS encoding DUF87 domain-containing protein → MTGLGIAVPALALEGPLALAGALVLVAGIADYIPGLSGGGESEAAGEADDDDDFEDLDQALLDEAARRLDRRGEEVTGANLWEVIEEIRSEAASEKPSRAVRSPETQGDAQRVAVAPDKVEEHESHIVRRGENGEEKYVRQLIVSSFPSRVSYGWLDQLFAGDTNIRISYHTWPRDPDSMLRKLNIRNTRLRGQIRDKREKGNINTTEEEQQLEEIERLREQVTRGNTSLFDFALYIEVIADDEEDLDERTARVRQVFAQSNARVTPLYDRQLDGQASVAPLGRDKVRNTQVMDTNALGTTFPFIEPSVVQPSGVLLGFHDVTGTPVVVDRFDLSGHNMLISGKIGSGKSYLAKLAVWRRLQMDPDTDVLIIDPVGGMSDLVDAIGGQRVQVGGSSVINPLELQDSDVDEADEELDLNPYEQKIRSVMGLFHTHFEGRRELTKEEEGILRRAVRLAYLRHGITPDVSTHHNDSPTVQTVLDVLRAFADGNSPSEFMDVPPEHEPFIESIEMAEGSEAGQKVADHAHNVLLGLEDFQEGGQNQNLNGESNVQLHDRVVQFDLSQARTQGGTPLMMHVVLDWLFQRARANDGKTLVVIDEAHYMLGQEEPLRMLELFARHSRHYDSGMTLISQTVDEFMKNESAKAIYDQCDIRALMRHENIGDEALEALDLTDRERRYVIQAQAGNSANYSQSLLYVTDVGKIRLKVLSNGYEHSVIETAENPWAYLYDQGLIDWDYIPEAERPGVRAELQG, encoded by the coding sequence GTGACCGGACTCGGCATCGCCGTTCCGGCGCTCGCGCTCGAGGGACCGCTCGCGCTCGCGGGCGCGCTCGTGCTCGTCGCCGGCATCGCCGACTACATCCCCGGACTGTCGGGCGGCGGCGAGAGCGAGGCCGCCGGGGAGGCGGACGACGACGACGACTTCGAGGACCTCGACCAGGCACTCCTGGACGAGGCGGCGCGACGCCTCGACCGCCGCGGCGAGGAGGTCACCGGCGCGAACCTCTGGGAGGTCATCGAGGAGATCAGAAGCGAGGCGGCCTCGGAGAAGCCCTCGCGCGCCGTGCGGTCGCCGGAGACGCAGGGCGACGCCCAGCGCGTCGCGGTCGCACCGGACAAAGTCGAGGAGCACGAGTCGCACATCGTCCGCCGCGGCGAGAACGGCGAGGAGAAGTACGTCCGCCAACTGATCGTCTCCAGTTTCCCCTCGCGGGTCTCCTACGGCTGGCTCGACCAGCTGTTCGCCGGCGACACGAACATCCGCATCTCCTATCACACCTGGCCGCGCGACCCCGACTCGATGCTCCGGAAGCTGAACATCCGGAACACGCGCCTGCGGGGACAGATCCGCGACAAACGCGAGAAGGGCAACATCAACACCACAGAGGAGGAGCAGCAGCTCGAGGAGATCGAGCGCCTCCGCGAGCAGGTCACTCGCGGCAACACCAGCCTGTTCGACTTCGCGCTGTACATCGAGGTCATCGCCGACGACGAGGAGGACCTCGACGAGCGGACCGCACGCGTCAGGCAGGTGTTCGCCCAGAGCAACGCCCGCGTCACGCCGCTGTACGACCGCCAGCTCGACGGGCAGGCGTCGGTCGCCCCGCTGGGTCGCGACAAGGTCCGCAACACGCAGGTGATGGACACGAACGCGCTCGGAACCACGTTCCCGTTCATCGAGCCGAGCGTCGTTCAGCCCTCCGGCGTCCTGTTGGGCTTTCACGACGTGACCGGTACGCCGGTCGTCGTCGACCGCTTCGACCTCTCGGGGCACAACATGCTCATCTCCGGAAAGATCGGGTCGGGGAAGTCCTATCTGGCGAAGCTGGCGGTCTGGCGTCGCCTCCAGATGGACCCCGACACGGACGTCCTCATCATCGACCCCGTCGGGGGGATGTCCGACCTCGTCGACGCCATCGGCGGCCAGCGCGTCCAGGTGGGCGGGTCCAGCGTGATCAATCCCCTCGAACTGCAGGACAGCGACGTCGACGAGGCCGACGAGGAGCTCGACCTCAACCCCTACGAGCAGAAGATCCGCTCGGTGATGGGGCTGTTCCACACCCACTTCGAGGGTCGCCGGGAGCTGACCAAAGAAGAGGAGGGAATCCTCCGACGGGCCGTGCGGCTCGCGTACCTCCGCCACGGGATCACCCCGGACGTGTCCACTCACCACAACGACAGTCCGACCGTCCAGACCGTCCTCGACGTACTCAGGGCGTTCGCCGACGGCAACAGTCCCAGCGAGTTCATGGACGTGCCACCCGAGCACGAACCGTTCATCGAGTCGATCGAGATGGCCGAGGGCAGCGAGGCCGGCCAGAAGGTCGCCGACCACGCGCACAACGTCCTACTGGGACTCGAGGACTTCCAGGAAGGCGGGCAGAATCAGAACCTCAACGGCGAGTCCAACGTCCAACTGCACGACCGCGTCGTCCAGTTCGACCTCTCGCAGGCCCGCACGCAGGGCGGGACGCCGCTGATGATGCACGTCGTCCTCGACTGGCTGTTCCAGCGCGCCCGCGCCAACGACGGGAAGACGCTCGTCGTCATCGACGAGGCCCACTACATGCTCGGCCAGGAGGAGCCGCTTCGCATGCTGGAGCTGTTCGCGCGCCACAGCCGCCACTACGACTCCGGCATGACGCTCATCAGCCAGACCGTCGACGAGTTCATGAAAAACGAGTCGGCGAAGGCGATCTACGACCAGTGTGACATCCGCGCGCTCATGCGCCACGAGAACATCGGCGACGAGGCGCTGGAGGCGCTGGACCTGACCGATCGCGAGCGTCGGTACGTCATCCAGGCACAGGCCGGCAACTCCGCCAACTACAGCCAGTCGCTGCTGTACGTCACCGACGTCGGAAAGATCCGACTCAAGGTGCTCTCGAACGGCTACGAGCACAGCGTCATCGAGACCGCCGAGAACCCCTGGGCGTACCTCTACGACCAGGGGCTCATCGACTGGGACTACATCCCCGAGGCGGAACGCCCCGGCGTCCGCGCGGAACTGCAGGGATAA